The stretch of DNA AAGAGGAGAACCCGTCCAGAGAATGAATATATATCTGACAAAGAAGACGAGGTTCCGGTGAACGGAAGAGACGATCCGAGCCGGCCTTCTCTTTTCAGCTTTGGAGGCGGACCTGAATGAGTATGGATTACAGGATTTACAGGGGGGATTTTGAGATCGCAGATGAAAGATCCTTTCTTGCAGAGATCAGGAAAATCGCTGGTTCTTCATCGGCTTATATTATTTTTTTCGACAGGAACTCAATCGCCGGGTGCGATCATATAAGGGCGGCAGTTTCACTTGCCGATAGATCCTTCTTTGAATGCAAAACCCCTATATCGAATTCTTTCGAGATGGAGGTCCTCCTGTATGCGTTCGGGACAAGGCAGACAGGTTTTGCCTCAGGATTCGGAATCCATAAAGGAGCGAATGAGTCCGTGATCGTGATCT from Methanolacinia petrolearia DSM 11571 encodes:
- the cgi121 gene encoding KEOPS complex subunit Cgi121, with product MSMDYRIYRGDFEIADERSFLAEIRKIAGSSSAYIIFFDRNSIAGCDHIRAAVSLADRSFFECKTPISNSFEMEVLLYAFGTRQTGFASGFGIHKGANESVIVICMDNDSISGEDREKKTESFDQVFGRVISGISSLEECTGKEIHLFGEEDCRNIAGERSADKISRLAEIFSITPRELEVCGEERIEEIVIERCALLDVNR